A window from Leptospira meyeri encodes these proteins:
- a CDS encoding FAD-binding dehydrogenase has product MVAKNDVIVIGAGIAGLVAAFECLNQGKSVLILDRNTEEHLGGLAKLSFGGMALVGTPLQKRLGIKDTPEIALDDWHSFANFGPNDIFPKQWAEQYVNESLGQVYHWLSSLDLHFFPVVNWVERGLYKRGNSVPRYHVLWGTGYRLVERFVELLKKHRNNAKLSYLFEHKVTDLIKENGRIVGCIAEQEKMGKKDLTFYADHVMVATGGITGCLDKVREHWYKPWGEPPKEMLNGSHPFADGLVHDAVQKHGGNLTHLDKMWNYAAGIPNPKPEFEGHGLSLIPCKSALWLDHSGRRIGPEPMMTGFDTNELCHRISGLEKPYTWQLLNWRIAAKELAVSGSEHNPMIRDRKLVSFLREVLLGNHRLVRQLQKESDHFIVANNLQELVDKMNRLNGDQTIEYEVLKKEITQYDDVIRRGKGLWNDDQLRRIQHARSWRSDRVRTCAPKPILHPSAGPLIAIKLRLITRKSLGGIQTDLESRVLDPLGSPIPGLYAIGEAAGFGGGGASGFKSLEGTFLSGCILTARAAAKSVNNGVSLREHGKQRSLVT; this is encoded by the coding sequence GTGGTCGCAAAAAACGATGTCATCGTCATCGGAGCAGGAATCGCAGGTTTGGTGGCTGCATTTGAGTGTTTAAACCAAGGAAAATCTGTTTTAATTTTAGATAGAAACACAGAAGAGCATTTAGGTGGTCTCGCTAAACTATCATTTGGTGGGATGGCCCTTGTTGGCACTCCATTACAAAAACGTTTAGGAATCAAAGATACTCCTGAGATTGCTTTGGATGATTGGCATTCATTTGCTAATTTTGGTCCCAATGATATTTTTCCCAAACAATGGGCAGAACAATATGTAAATGAAAGTCTTGGGCAGGTATATCATTGGCTTAGCAGTCTGGACTTACATTTTTTTCCAGTGGTCAATTGGGTAGAAAGAGGATTATACAAGAGGGGAAATTCTGTTCCACGTTATCATGTTCTTTGGGGAACTGGTTACCGTTTGGTGGAACGTTTCGTGGAACTATTAAAAAAACATCGAAACAATGCAAAATTGAGTTATCTATTTGAACACAAGGTTACTGATTTAATCAAAGAAAACGGTAGGATTGTAGGTTGCATCGCAGAACAAGAAAAAATGGGGAAGAAAGATTTAACATTTTATGCGGACCACGTGATGGTAGCAACAGGTGGCATCACCGGATGTTTGGATAAGGTTCGAGAACATTGGTACAAACCTTGGGGTGAGCCCCCAAAGGAAATGTTGAATGGTTCCCATCCCTTTGCTGATGGATTGGTACATGATGCCGTGCAGAAACATGGCGGAAATCTCACCCATTTAGATAAAATGTGGAATTATGCTGCTGGGATTCCCAATCCAAAACCAGAATTTGAAGGTCATGGACTTAGTTTGATTCCTTGTAAGTCGGCGTTATGGCTTGACCATTCGGGGCGTCGGATTGGGCCAGAACCGATGATGACAGGTTTTGATACTAACGAACTTTGTCATAGGATCTCGGGACTAGAAAAACCATACACTTGGCAACTCTTGAATTGGCGCATTGCGGCAAAAGAACTCGCCGTTTCTGGTTCTGAACACAATCCGATGATCCGTGATCGGAAATTAGTTTCTTTCCTAAGAGAAGTGTTACTAGGAAACCATCGTCTCGTGCGACAGTTGCAAAAAGAAAGTGATCATTTCATCGTTGCAAACAACTTACAAGAATTAGTTGATAAAATGAATCGTTTGAATGGTGATCAAACCATCGAATACGAAGTATTAAAAAAAGAAATCACCCAATATGATGATGTAATTAGGAGAGGAAAGGGTCTTTGGAACGATGACCAATTAAGGAGGATCCAACACGCCAGGTCATGGCGTTCTGATCGAGTCAGAACTTGTGCTCCAAAACCTATTCTTCATCCCAGTGCAGGACCTCTCATAGCAATCAAACTAAGGTTAATTACCCGAAAAAGTTTAGGAGGAATCCAAACTGATTTGGAAAGCCGCGTATTAGATCCATTAGGTTCGCCTATCCCTGGTTTGTATGCTATTGGTGAAGCGGCAGGATTTGGAGGTGGTGGTGCAAGTGGATTCAAATCTTTAGAAGGGACGTTTTTATCTGGTTGTATTTTGACCGCAAGAGCAGCGGCAAAGTCAGTGAACAATGGTGTTTCACTTAGAGAACATGGAAAACAAAGGAGTTTAGTCACATGA
- a CDS encoding thiamine pyrophosphate-binding protein, with protein sequence MKKTGAWLVRYALEQIGVRFTFGIPGVHNTEIYDELNNSELIHPMLVTHEGCGAFMADAISRTSDSIGTVVIVPAAGVTHAASGIGEAFLDGIPMLVIAGGVRSDSKYKYQLHDMDQHTLVKPITKKTFKVNSQEEVVETIYQAYQIAVTGEPGPVFIEIPVNIQLYTGPVENLPSYQEYCQTKTITSLAVSESKLEEAVELLSQAKSPGLFLGWGAVDATESSVAIAELLGAPVATTLQGLSAFPGNHPLHCGMSFGPAAVPAATKAFADCDCLLAVGTRFAEIATGSFGVTVPKNLIHIDINENVFHKNYPAKVNIQGDAKNVLPELVKKLQNKLQLTKESRKDRIQVLTAEIKKNKQNYMEEWFQHDSKDKVNPVKFFSALRTSLPDDGFVVVDDGNHTFLTAELMPIHKPRHMISPTDFNCMGYAVPATIATKLANPDKAVVGIIGDGAFLMTCMELITASRNKIGAVFAVFNDGELSQISQAQQVPYNRKTCTVLGTTRFEGIALATGAEYINIQTNDEIKQKLDEAWNLTKEGRPVILDVHIDYSKKTRFTQGIVGTNLKRLPFAAKIRMIGRALVRKVTG encoded by the coding sequence ATGAAAAAAACAGGCGCTTGGTTAGTCAGATATGCATTAGAACAAATAGGAGTTCGTTTTACCTTCGGAATTCCTGGAGTTCATAATACAGAAATTTATGATGAATTAAATAATTCTGAATTGATTCATCCAATGCTCGTTACTCATGAAGGTTGTGGTGCGTTTATGGCTGATGCCATCAGTCGTACCAGTGATTCGATTGGAACAGTTGTGATCGTACCGGCTGCGGGAGTGACTCATGCTGCGAGTGGAATTGGGGAAGCGTTTTTAGATGGGATTCCCATGTTAGTGATTGCAGGTGGAGTACGTAGCGATTCAAAATATAAATACCAATTGCACGATATGGACCAACATACGCTGGTGAAACCTATCACTAAAAAAACTTTTAAGGTAAATTCGCAAGAGGAAGTGGTAGAAACGATTTACCAAGCATACCAAATTGCCGTGACTGGAGAGCCAGGTCCCGTGTTTATAGAAATTCCTGTAAACATTCAACTGTATACTGGTCCTGTGGAAAATCTACCTAGTTACCAAGAATACTGCCAAACGAAAACAATTACTAGTTTGGCAGTATCAGAATCCAAACTGGAAGAAGCAGTTGAATTACTTTCTCAAGCAAAGTCACCTGGTTTATTTTTAGGATGGGGGGCAGTAGATGCAACAGAATCAAGTGTTGCCATTGCAGAATTACTTGGAGCACCTGTAGCAACAACCTTACAAGGGCTAAGTGCTTTTCCAGGGAATCATCCCTTGCATTGTGGAATGAGTTTTGGTCCGGCAGCGGTTCCAGCGGCAACCAAAGCTTTTGCAGATTGTGATTGTTTACTCGCTGTTGGCACCCGTTTTGCCGAAATTGCCACAGGTAGTTTTGGAGTGACCGTTCCCAAAAACCTAATTCATATCGACATCAACGAGAATGTCTTTCATAAAAATTACCCCGCGAAAGTAAACATTCAAGGCGACGCCAAAAACGTTTTGCCTGAACTGGTAAAAAAACTACAAAACAAGTTACAGCTAACAAAAGAAAGTCGGAAAGATCGAATCCAAGTGCTCACAGCAGAGATCAAAAAAAACAAACAAAACTATATGGAGGAATGGTTCCAACATGATAGTAAGGATAAAGTGAATCCGGTAAAATTCTTTAGTGCTTTACGTACCTCTTTACCCGATGATGGTTTTGTTGTAGTGGATGACGGGAACCATACATTCCTCACTGCGGAACTAATGCCGATCCACAAACCAAGACATATGATCTCTCCGACAGATTTTAATTGTATGGGTTATGCAGTTCCAGCAACCATTGCCACTAAACTTGCCAATCCTGACAAAGCAGTAGTTGGGATCATTGGTGACGGGGCCTTTCTAATGACTTGTATGGAATTAATCACTGCCAGTAGAAACAAAATTGGAGCCGTATTTGCTGTTTTTAATGATGGTGAGTTATCCCAAATTTCCCAAGCCCAACAAGTTCCTTACAATCGGAAAACCTGTACTGTACTTGGAACCACAAGGTTTGAAGGGATTGCTTTAGCCACTGGAGCAGAATATATCAACATTCAAACTAACGATGAAATTAAACAAAAGTTAGATGAAGCTTGGAATCTCACAAAAGAAGGCCGTCCGGTCATTTTGGATGTCCATATCGATTACAGTAAAAAAACTCGTTTCACCCAAGGGATCGTTGGCACCAATTTGAAACGTTTGCCATTCGCTGCAAAAATTCGAATGATTGGCCGGGCCCTTGTGCGAAAAGTGACTGGATAG
- a CDS encoding tRNA dihydrouridine synthase, which produces MRILLAPMEGLLDYRLRDTLTRVGGFDECVSEFIRVNDTLLPSHRYYRYVPELYEGCRTKAGVPVKVQLLGSDINCMAENASKVASLGAYGIDINFGCPAPTVNRNRGGAALLKEPDQMFAIVKAIRSAVPKEIPVTAKMRLGFDSTELALVCAKALEDGGAEEIVVHARTKTDGYKPPAYWDWISKIRSTVKVPLVANGEIWTVDDAKRCLEVSGCKDIMIGRGVVANPALALMIRKERNESLSWEEMKEILFQYWLSLESDMEAKSRAGRIKQWLHYLARQYPEAERDFEIVKRFTNLEDFDHYWNCLVIV; this is translated from the coding sequence TTGCGAATCTTACTGGCACCCATGGAAGGACTTCTCGATTACCGATTGCGTGATACACTCACACGCGTAGGTGGTTTTGATGAATGTGTCAGTGAATTCATTCGTGTGAATGATACTCTCCTCCCTTCGCATAGATACTACCGATATGTCCCCGAGTTGTATGAAGGTTGCCGCACCAAAGCGGGAGTTCCTGTCAAAGTACAATTGTTAGGTTCTGATATCAACTGTATGGCGGAGAATGCAAGTAAGGTGGCATCCCTTGGTGCCTATGGAATTGATATTAATTTTGGATGCCCTGCTCCCACTGTGAACCGTAACCGTGGTGGGGCGGCTCTTCTCAAAGAACCGGACCAGATGTTTGCGATTGTAAAAGCAATTCGTAGTGCCGTTCCCAAAGAAATCCCTGTGACAGCAAAGATGCGCCTTGGTTTTGATTCCACCGAACTAGCGCTAGTTTGCGCAAAAGCATTGGAAGACGGAGGGGCCGAAGAAATTGTGGTTCATGCCAGAACGAAAACAGATGGATACAAACCTCCTGCCTATTGGGATTGGATCTCAAAAATTCGTTCTACTGTAAAAGTTCCCTTAGTTGCCAATGGAGAAATTTGGACTGTGGATGATGCCAAAAGATGCCTTGAAGTTTCTGGTTGTAAAGACATCATGATTGGACGAGGTGTCGTTGCAAACCCTGCTCTTGCTTTAATGATTCGGAAAGAAAGAAACGAAAGTCTCTCTTGGGAAGAAATGAAAGAAATTTTATTTCAGTATTGGTTGAGTTTAGAATCCGATATGGAAGCAAAAAGTCGAGCTGGAAGGATCAAACAATGGTTACACTATTTAGCCCGCCAATACCCTGAAGCCGAAAGAGATTTTGAAATCGTAAAACGATTCACAAACCTGGAAGATTTTGATCATTACTGG
- a CDS encoding methyl-accepting chemotaxis protein, which yields MSFQVTIPQNTTLSMKTDLAGAIVFVNDDLVKLSGFERKELLGQSFKKIQNPDTPELVYENIQRTLSENEPWNGLLKNKTSQGQYFWANTTITPYYDKDGKTVGHMFVGRTASEKQIISGDDFFQNPKKNQSGFSLNPKKILNRFKIKTKLLFVFGLMAILMLVLGINLILIKKKEYESAVNRLKGAEYNLSLAKLMRLTAKHRGFMARILNGDHSAKEEANSIEKELVAAYQIFLILNEKEGSHFQVYEESKDIHKKWNLLKDINSTLTAKESYIEHVNLIKKMLNVNNEVGESSGLFLDPDKDTYFMIEVSLTKLPYLAEKLGQLRGTGLAHLVKGVKADPFEKNLLQEILGSVAGHFDSINVSMNSIRKFNPEGKLIVEAYQKAEADFPSLREQVQNKVIIEKIPTLKPKEYYNLTTNLIDQVFNVNEFISKQLSEKFTERARIAKNYAILVLVLTTLALVFFILLQYLIIQSIMSVIRNSTNIISQIVRGSGELQENLDYGINDEIGGLLKWMGVFILNITEIVFILRQVSTELSDKSKEAASLVRNYSATAQEQATSTEETSAATEQLAASVENVFVSISTQTDHLKEIEKVTSDFKSAMADVANAMFQMTNLTEEFYKQANDGMLTTKNTADSIHIVNQKAELIDEVLNIINEISDKTNLLALNAAIEAARAGELGRGFAVVAQEIGKLAEQTAHNTRNIQLLTTDTKDAIKTSVGLMMNIEASFQGLLRNISQIQETARLVRFAQEKQSADTDRIVESVHRINENSLQILSVATQEKVAVGEISKSIETIASGTQVIADNSLVLLETAKDIEVTGEHLQTVVEAYKY from the coding sequence ATGAGTTTTCAGGTGACAATCCCACAAAATACAACTTTATCAATGAAAACGGACCTTGCGGGTGCGATTGTTTTTGTTAACGATGACTTGGTTAAACTAAGCGGATTTGAACGGAAGGAGTTATTGGGCCAGTCGTTCAAAAAAATCCAAAACCCAGATACTCCTGAGTTGGTTTATGAAAATATACAAAGAACCTTGAGTGAAAACGAACCATGGAATGGACTTCTAAAAAACAAAACGAGCCAAGGACAATATTTTTGGGCCAACACAACGATTACACCGTATTATGATAAGGACGGAAAAACCGTTGGGCATATGTTTGTTGGGCGTACCGCATCGGAAAAACAAATCATAAGCGGAGATGACTTTTTCCAAAATCCCAAAAAAAACCAATCCGGTTTTAGTTTAAATCCAAAAAAGATTTTAAATAGATTTAAAATAAAAACCAAACTTTTATTTGTATTTGGTTTGATGGCTATACTTATGTTAGTTTTGGGTATCAATTTAATTTTGATTAAAAAAAAAGAGTATGAATCTGCAGTCAATCGACTCAAAGGAGCAGAATATAATTTAAGTCTTGCGAAACTAATGCGACTCACAGCGAAACACCGAGGGTTTATGGCCCGTATTTTAAATGGAGACCATAGTGCCAAAGAGGAAGCAAATTCAATTGAGAAAGAGCTAGTTGCGGCATATCAAATCTTTTTAATATTAAATGAAAAGGAAGGTTCCCATTTTCAAGTTTATGAAGAATCTAAAGACATTCATAAAAAATGGAACCTACTAAAAGACATAAACTCAACCTTAACAGCTAAGGAAAGTTATATTGAGCATGTAAATCTTATCAAAAAAATGTTAAATGTAAATAATGAAGTTGGTGAGTCGTCTGGTTTGTTTTTGGACCCAGATAAGGACACTTACTTTATGATCGAAGTTTCATTGACTAAGTTACCATACTTGGCAGAAAAACTTGGACAACTTCGAGGGACAGGTTTGGCCCATTTAGTCAAAGGGGTAAAAGCAGATCCATTCGAAAAAAATTTGCTTCAAGAGATTTTAGGTTCTGTTGCGGGACACTTTGATTCCATTAATGTTAGTATGAACTCCATTCGTAAATTCAATCCTGAGGGTAAGTTGATTGTCGAAGCATACCAAAAGGCAGAAGCGGATTTTCCTTCTTTACGAGAGCAGGTTCAAAATAAAGTAATTATTGAAAAAATACCAACACTTAAACCAAAAGAATATTACAATCTTACGACGAATTTAATTGATCAAGTTTTCAATGTGAATGAGTTCATTTCAAAACAGCTTTCAGAGAAATTTACAGAGAGGGCGAGAATTGCAAAAAACTATGCAATTTTGGTTCTTGTTTTGACTACCTTAGCTCTTGTTTTTTTTATTCTCCTCCAATATTTAATCATCCAAAGTATCATGTCCGTAATCCGAAACAGCACAAATATCATTTCTCAAATTGTTCGTGGATCAGGAGAACTCCAAGAAAACTTGGATTATGGGATCAATGATGAAATCGGCGGGCTCTTAAAATGGATGGGTGTATTTATTTTGAATATCACAGAAATAGTTTTTATATTGAGGCAAGTTTCAACTGAGTTATCAGATAAATCAAAAGAAGCAGCAAGTTTAGTTCGAAATTATTCAGCCACCGCTCAAGAACAAGCTACTTCTACTGAAGAAACTTCAGCTGCAACGGAACAACTAGCCGCTTCAGTAGAAAACGTTTTTGTAAGTATCTCTACACAAACCGACCATTTGAAAGAAATCGAAAAAGTGACATCTGATTTCAAATCTGCAATGGCAGACGTTGCAAACGCAATGTTTCAGATGACAAATTTAACTGAAGAATTTTATAAACAAGCAAATGATGGAATGTTGACTACAAAAAATACTGCAGATTCCATCCATATCGTAAATCAAAAAGCCGAATTAATCGATGAAGTTTTGAATATCATTAACGAAATTTCAGATAAAACTAATTTACTTGCGCTTAACGCTGCAATTGAAGCTGCACGTGCGGGTGAACTTGGACGTGGATTTGCCGTAGTTGCGCAAGAAATAGGGAAACTCGCTGAACAAACTGCGCATAATACTCGTAACATTCAATTATTAACCACAGATACAAAGGACGCAATTAAAACTAGTGTTGGACTTATGATGAATATAGAAGCGAGTTTTCAGGGATTACTGCGCAATATTTCACAAATTCAAGAAACTGCAAGGTTAGTAAGATTTGCTCAAGAAAAACAATCTGCTGACACCGATCGAATTGTGGAGTCAGTACATAGAATTAATGAAAATTCGCTCCAAATATTAAGTGTGGCAACGCAAGAAAAAGTAGCTGTAGGTGAAATTTCTAAATCAATCGAAACAATTGCTTCAGGTACGCAGGTAATTGCTGATAATTCATTGGTTCTCCTGGAAACAGCAAAAGATATAGAAGTGACCGGAGAACATTTGCAAACGGTGGTTGAGGCCTACAAATATTAA